In a single window of the Orbaceae bacterium lpD04 genome:
- the ruvB gene encoding Holliday junction branch migration DNA helicase RuvB: MIEADRLISPVVQKEEETIDRAIRPKSLDEYIGQPHVREQMKIFIQAAKQRGDALDHLLIFGPPGLGKTTLANIVANELNVNLRTTSGPVLEKAGDLAAMLTNLEPHDVLFIDEIHRLSPVVEEILYPAMEDYQLDIMIGEGPAARSIKIDLPPFTLIGATTRAGSLTSPLRDRFGIVQRLEFYQVADLEYIVSRSAKFLGMDLSAEGAHHIAKRSRGTPRIANRLLRRVRDYADVKSNGIVDAAVATQALDMLDVDIEGFDFMDRKLLLAIIEKFMGGPVGLDNLAAAIGEERETIEDVLEPFLIQQGYIQRTPRGRIATPHAYRHFGIIQSEK; the protein is encoded by the coding sequence ATGATTGAGGCAGATCGTTTAATATCTCCAGTTGTACAAAAAGAAGAAGAGACCATCGATCGTGCAATCAGACCTAAAAGTTTGGATGAATACATTGGTCAACCGCACGTACGCGAGCAGATGAAAATTTTTATTCAAGCAGCAAAGCAGCGCGGTGATGCACTTGATCATCTACTTATTTTTGGGCCACCAGGACTTGGTAAAACAACACTTGCCAATATTGTTGCCAATGAACTCAATGTGAATTTAAGAACAACATCAGGCCCTGTGCTTGAAAAAGCTGGCGATTTAGCTGCTATGTTAACTAATCTTGAACCCCACGACGTACTATTTATTGATGAGATCCATCGATTATCGCCAGTTGTTGAAGAAATTTTATATCCAGCAATGGAAGATTATCAATTGGATATTATGATTGGAGAAGGCCCAGCTGCTCGCTCAATTAAAATTGATTTACCGCCATTTACCTTAATTGGCGCAACGACTCGGGCGGGTTCGTTAACCTCACCACTGCGTGATCGTTTCGGTATTGTGCAGCGGCTTGAGTTTTATCAAGTTGCGGATTTAGAATACATCGTTAGTCGAAGTGCTAAATTTTTGGGAATGGATCTATCAGCAGAAGGTGCCCATCATATTGCAAAACGTTCACGAGGTACGCCACGTATCGCTAACCGCTTATTACGCCGGGTTCGCGATTATGCTGATGTTAAATCTAACGGCATTGTTGATGCCGCTGTTGCAACACAAGCATTAGATATGCTTGATGTTGACATCGAAGGATTTGACTTTATGGATCGCAAATTACTGCTTGCTATCATTGAAAAATTTATGGGTGGGCCAGTTGGTTTAGATAATTTAGCCGCAGCAATTGGTGAAGAGCGTGAAACGATTGAAGATGTGCTTGAGCCATTTCTTATCCAGCAAGGTTATATTCAACGTACGCCAAGAGGTCGAATTGCAACGCCTCATGCTTATCGTCATTTCGGTATTATTCAAAGTGAAAAATAA
- a CDS encoding fimbrial protein, with protein sequence MKKLIKFFLLLNLFFITQSYAVCTRLDNPGIVLYLDMGIVVVNPNLNVGDIIAQQTFPYGETQILFYCNKGDYLEAAVNTALFTTNNNQIYQTNIPGVGIQLIRNNSTYPYMYAAKTTNNIYLPSGNFYVKLYKTAEAVGSGVLSSGNYTTYGPEGGGLAASGLTTYMSANGTKIVSPSCSVVSGAQQNVYLEPINNTKLTTVGSTAGDTNFKIELKCSGGSSVNSGFDNISMAFSGTIPTNLSNADGVLANDADSSGAQGVGIQVLDSQKKPLEFEKKYIVGSLATSETVYFVSPNYIARYYRYGSSITPGVVDAKMIFNITYD encoded by the coding sequence ATGAAAAAATTGATAAAATTTTTTTTATTGCTAAATTTATTTTTTATTACTCAAAGTTATGCCGTATGTACTAGACTTGATAATCCAGGAATTGTATTGTATTTAGATATGGGCATTGTCGTTGTTAATCCTAATTTAAACGTTGGTGATATTATAGCGCAGCAAACTTTTCCATATGGTGAAACACAAATTTTATTTTATTGCAACAAAGGTGATTATTTGGAAGCCGCCGTTAATACTGCGCTATTTACCACTAATAATAATCAAATCTATCAAACAAATATCCCAGGTGTTGGCATACAGTTGATAAGGAATAACAGTACTTATCCCTACATGTATGCAGCAAAAACGACGAATAATATTTATTTACCTTCAGGTAATTTTTACGTCAAATTGTACAAAACAGCTGAAGCAGTAGGCTCTGGCGTCTTATCAAGTGGTAATTACACTACTTATGGGCCTGAAGGTGGCGGGCTTGCTGCATCAGGTTTAACAACGTATATGAGTGCGAATGGCACAAAAATTGTTTCGCCATCTTGCTCGGTCGTAAGCGGCGCTCAGCAAAATGTTTATTTAGAGCCGATAAATAATACAAAACTAACCACGGTTGGTTCAACCGCTGGCGACACAAATTTCAAAATCGAATTAAAGTGCAGTGGTGGTTCATCGGTAAATTCGGGTTTTGACAATATATCAATGGCTTTTTCTGGAACAATTCCGACTAATCTCTCTAATGCGGATGGTGTACTTGCTAATGATGCAGATTCAAGCGGCGCGCAGGGCGTTGGTATTCAAGTGTTAGATAGTCAAAAAAAGCCGCTAGAGTTTGAAAAAAAATATATTGTTGGCTCTTTGGCAACATCGGAAACGGTTTATTTTGTAAGCCCGAATTACATCGCGCGTTATTATCGGTATGGCAGTAGTATAACGCCAGGCGTAGTTGATGCGAAAATGATATTCAATATAACCTATGATTAA
- the nudB gene encoding dihydroneopterin triphosphate diphosphatase, protein MQYKNPESVLVVIFCSSTQRCLMLQRQDDANFWQSVTGSLELGETPYQAALREVNEETSIDIKKDNYLLIDTKQIVEFEIFPQFKHRYAPNVTTNREHWFYLSLPHEIMPILTEHLDYQWLSYDKAAEITVSWNNRQAIESINDIRCKENI, encoded by the coding sequence ATGCAATATAAAAATCCTGAGTCAGTTTTAGTTGTCATATTTTGTTCCAGTACGCAGCGCTGCCTTATGTTACAACGTCAAGATGATGCAAATTTTTGGCAATCAGTAACGGGTAGCCTTGAGTTAGGGGAGACTCCATACCAAGCCGCTTTGCGTGAGGTAAATGAAGAAACGAGCATTGATATTAAAAAGGATAATTATTTATTAATTGATACAAAGCAGATAGTGGAATTTGAAATATTTCCACAATTTAAGCACCGCTATGCACCAAATGTAACAACTAATCGAGAACATTGGTTTTATTTGTCTTTACCACATGAAATTATGCCTATCTTGACTGAACATCTTGATTATCAGTGGCTATCATATGACAAAGCGGCTGAAATCACCGTCTCATGGAATAATCGACAAGCGATCGAGTCTATAAATGATATTCGTTGTAAAGAGAATATTTAA
- the lysA gene encoding diaminopimelate decarboxylase encodes MDFLNYQNGKLFAHGHAIADIAKQYGTPLYVYSQNYIETQWIEFDNALKGRKHLICYAIKANSNLAILNALVKLGSGFDIVSQGELERTLKAGADPKKIVFSGVAKSTTEIERALDVGIKCFNVESEAELYRIQDVAKRLNKVAPISLRINPDVDAKTHPYISTGLRENKFGISHQLGLDVYKKAAKLSHIEICGIDCHIGSQLTELSPFLDAADRILSLVDELKSAGITIKHIDFGGGLGVCYDDEVPPKSSDLVNALLKKLTHYPDIEILFEPGRSIVANSGILITKVEYIKHQDDNHFAIVDAGMNDLIRPALYEAWMRILPAEQAGPDKPSYCYNVVGPICESSDVLGKERELAAQQDDLLVVCSAGAYGFSMASNYNSHPRPAEVMVDDNTHRLIRQRETFDMLWQGEII; translated from the coding sequence ATGGATTTTTTAAATTATCAAAATGGCAAATTATTTGCCCATGGTCATGCCATCGCTGATATTGCAAAGCAGTATGGTACGCCACTTTACGTTTATAGCCAAAACTATATCGAAACACAATGGATTGAATTTGATAATGCCTTAAAAGGGCGCAAACATTTAATTTGTTATGCGATTAAAGCGAACAGTAATCTTGCGATCCTAAATGCTTTAGTAAAATTAGGGTCTGGTTTTGATATTGTTTCTCAAGGTGAATTAGAGCGTACACTTAAAGCCGGCGCGGATCCTAAAAAAATTGTTTTTTCGGGGGTAGCTAAATCAACTACTGAGATTGAACGTGCTTTAGACGTTGGTATTAAATGCTTTAACGTTGAGTCAGAAGCTGAACTTTACCGTATTCAAGATGTGGCTAAACGATTAAATAAAGTGGCGCCAATTTCATTACGTATTAACCCTGATGTTGATGCCAAAACCCATCCTTATATTTCAACTGGCCTGCGTGAAAATAAATTTGGGATCAGCCATCAACTTGGCCTTGATGTTTACAAAAAAGCAGCAAAATTATCGCATATTGAGATCTGTGGTATTGATTGTCATATTGGTTCACAACTGACTGAATTATCCCCTTTTTTAGATGCAGCCGATCGCATTTTATCATTAGTTGATGAATTAAAATCCGCCGGGATCACAATTAAACATATTGATTTTGGTGGTGGCCTTGGTGTTTGTTATGATGATGAAGTGCCGCCTAAATCGTCAGATTTAGTTAATGCACTGTTAAAAAAATTAACTCACTATCCTGATATTGAGATCCTATTTGAGCCGGGTCGCTCTATTGTGGCAAATTCGGGTATCTTAATTACTAAAGTTGAATATATTAAACATCAAGATGATAATCATTTTGCTATTGTTGATGCTGGCATGAACGATTTAATTCGCCCTGCATTATACGAAGCTTGGATGCGCATTTTGCCGGCAGAGCAAGCAGGCCCAGATAAGCCAAGCTACTGTTATAATGTTGTGGGGCCAATTTGTGAATCGAGTGATGTTTTAGGTAAAGAGCGAGAACTTGCTGCACAGCAAGATGATCTACTAGTTGTATGTAGTGCAGGTGCTTATGGTTTTAGTATGGCATCAAATTACAATAGTCATCCAAGACCTGCCGAAGTTATGGTTGACGATAATACGCACCGTTTAATTCGTCAGCGTGAAACATTTGATATGTTGTGGCAAGGTGAAATAATTTAA
- the ruvA gene encoding Holliday junction branch migration protein RuvA: MIGRLRGIIVEKQPPEVLIEVNGIGYEVMMPMTCFYELPDNGQEAIILTHFVVREDAQLLYGFNNKQERLLFRELIKVNGVGPKLALAILSGMSATQFVGAVEQGEIKTLVKLPGVGLKTAERLVVEMKDRFKNFGGELLNQTIPHDSKDKSVQALRSSSQIESEAISALVALGYKPQEASRIISKVIRPDMDSETLIKEALKSAL, from the coding sequence GTGATTGGTCGTTTACGAGGTATTATTGTTGAAAAACAGCCCCCAGAAGTCTTAATAGAGGTGAATGGGATCGGTTATGAAGTTATGATGCCGATGACTTGCTTTTATGAACTACCCGATAACGGGCAAGAAGCGATTATTTTAACCCATTTTGTTGTTCGGGAAGATGCACAACTACTTTATGGTTTTAATAATAAACAAGAAAGGCTACTTTTTCGTGAGTTAATTAAAGTAAATGGCGTAGGCCCAAAACTTGCATTAGCAATATTATCAGGTATGTCAGCAACGCAATTTGTTGGTGCAGTTGAGCAAGGTGAAATCAAAACGTTAGTAAAACTCCCCGGTGTTGGCTTAAAAACCGCTGAGCGATTAGTCGTTGAAATGAAAGATCGCTTCAAGAATTTTGGTGGCGAACTTCTCAATCAAACCATTCCCCATGATAGCAAAGATAAGTCAGTGCAAGCACTGCGCTCATCAAGTCAGATTGAAAGCGAAGCTATTTCAGCATTAGTTGCTTTGGGCTACAAACCGCAAGAAGCGAGTCGAATCATTAGTAAAGTGATTAGGCCTGATATGGATAGCGAAACACTGATTAAAGAAGCATTAAAATCGGCATTATAA
- a CDS encoding YebC/PmpR family DNA-binding transcriptional regulator has product MAGHSKWANTKHRKAAQDAKRGKIFTKIIRELVTAAKIGGGDPASNPRLRAAMDKALSNNMTRDTMNRAIARGVGGEDDSNMETIIYEGYGPAGTAVMVECLSDNRNRTVSEVRHAFTKTGGNLGTDGSVSYLFTKKGVISYPAGTDEDHVMNAALEAGADDVVTYDDSAIDVFTSPESFGEVKDALDEAGLVSESAEVSMIPATKIDLDIESAPKLVRLIDMLEDCDDVQEVYHNGEVSDEVAATL; this is encoded by the coding sequence ATGGCAGGTCATAGTAAGTGGGCCAATACCAAACACCGTAAAGCGGCGCAAGATGCAAAGCGCGGTAAAATTTTTACAAAAATTATTCGTGAGTTAGTAACGGCTGCAAAAATCGGCGGTGGCGATCCAGCGTCAAATCCACGTTTACGTGCAGCAATGGATAAAGCATTATCGAATAATATGACTCGAGATACCATGAACCGTGCAATTGCGCGTGGTGTGGGTGGTGAAGATGATAGCAACATGGAAACTATCATTTATGAAGGTTATGGCCCCGCGGGCACTGCTGTTATGGTTGAATGTTTAAGTGACAATCGTAACAGAACAGTATCTGAAGTTCGCCATGCTTTTACCAAAACGGGGGGTAATTTAGGGACTGATGGTTCGGTTTCTTATCTATTTACTAAAAAAGGTGTGATTTCATATCCCGCTGGAACCGATGAAGATCACGTGATGAACGCTGCACTTGAAGCTGGCGCTGATGATGTTGTGACTTATGATGATAGTGCAATTGATGTATTTACATCACCTGAATCATTTGGTGAAGTGAAAGATGCATTAGACGAGGCAGGTTTAGTTTCTGAGTCGGCTGAAGTTTCAATGATCCCGGCAACTAAAATCGACCTTGATATCGAATCAGCCCCAAAACTGGTACGCTTGATTGATATGCTTGAAGATTGTGATGATGTACAAGAAGTTTACCATAATGGTGAAGTGTCTGATGAGGTTGCAGCGACACTATAA
- a CDS encoding lipoprotein — protein sequence MMRIFLSILLLSCLLSACGLKGPLYAPDKQTTTFMFSSPLFYRVA from the coding sequence ATGATGAGAATATTTCTATCAATTTTATTACTGAGTTGTTTATTAAGCGCATGTGGTTTAAAAGGACCACTTTATGCACCAGATAAACAAACGACAACCTTCATGTTTAGTTCTCCTTTATTTTATCGGGTTGCTTAA
- a CDS encoding fimbria/pilus outer membrane usher protein: protein MLKSEKLKTKIFLFTVFACFTRSAIADIPQDYEFNKGFLAGSTDNIDLKRFNKASIDEGIYSVDVYTNDQWRGRYDLNITKQQSGVLGVCYTAKMLNDFGINARELNSKLSSDPSFCGELSTWNNSDNIKDVFEPSSLKLLISMPQIYVLSHSVGYVPAEFWDTGIPAINVSYISNYYDSHYSGNNAQDTKSFYLNLDSGVSFNGWLLKNSGNFIWQNTDKLKWDSNQTYVQRSIASIRSNFVLGQFYTESSLFDSVKLKGAKLSTNDNMYPDGMSSYAPDINGLAMSNALVTVRQNGNIIYQTSVSPGPFSIKDISSIGFGGDLDVTVKEADGSENKFVVPYASISQLSRPGFTHYQVAIGKADVENLTNKPNILQASIQHGLNNTLTLYSGATLFNDYQAYLLGTGLNTGIGALGFDITYAKTSFDDVSRSGYNYRLSFNQQFTDTNTNLIISASHSSSKDYLDTNEALYFIDDYKRRIKNNLLTRKNVINMTINQNLPSGYGSFYLTGQIYNYWGDSKTRKQIQQTYNNHFGNLSYSLTFTRVYSDNNADNRFSIGFNYPLGSIDRRTTATSSTLFNNSHFGSTQVGLSGTLDNDGLATYGVSSSVGTGGNQSVALNTNYRSSVSNLSANFSQGNHYRQFGVGANGSFIMHGGGVTFTPNTSNTMTLIEAKDAKGATIPGSLGTNIDSNGYAIASYVRPYRLNTISIDPKGSNEDVTFDNTSMQVVPYEGTITKVKFDTKIEKTRVYNVVNNEGKPLVFGQNVVNQNNESIGVVGQGGQVFIYDDKATEAIVEGRKGKCSFLLNESNEKDRVCL from the coding sequence ATGTTAAAGTCAGAAAAATTGAAAACGAAAATTTTTTTATTTACAGTATTTGCTTGTTTTACTCGTTCTGCTATAGCTGACATTCCTCAAGATTATGAATTCAATAAGGGCTTTCTTGCTGGTTCGACGGATAATATTGATCTAAAACGTTTTAATAAAGCATCTATCGATGAAGGTATTTACTCGGTAGATGTATATACCAATGATCAATGGCGTGGCCGTTATGATTTAAATATTACTAAGCAACAAAGTGGCGTATTAGGCGTTTGCTATACTGCCAAGATGCTAAATGACTTCGGTATTAATGCCCGTGAATTAAATAGTAAACTCAGCAGTGACCCCTCATTTTGTGGTGAACTTTCAACATGGAATAACAGCGATAATATTAAAGATGTTTTTGAACCATCATCTTTAAAGTTATTGATTTCAATGCCTCAAATTTATGTTTTATCTCATTCTGTAGGTTATGTCCCTGCTGAGTTTTGGGATACAGGCATTCCAGCAATCAATGTGAGTTATATTAGTAATTATTATGATAGCCATTATTCTGGTAATAATGCACAAGATACAAAATCTTTTTACCTAAATTTAGATAGTGGCGTGTCATTTAATGGGTGGCTATTAAAAAATTCTGGCAATTTTATTTGGCAAAATACCGATAAATTAAAATGGGACAGTAATCAAACCTATGTACAACGTTCAATTGCATCGATTAGATCAAATTTTGTTTTAGGTCAGTTTTATACGGAAAGTTCATTATTTGATAGTGTGAAATTAAAGGGTGCTAAATTATCGACTAATGACAACATGTATCCTGATGGTATGTCATCTTATGCTCCTGATATTAATGGACTTGCGATGAGTAATGCTTTAGTTACTGTGCGGCAAAATGGTAATATAATTTATCAAACATCGGTATCACCAGGCCCATTTAGTATCAAAGACATTTCATCAATAGGTTTTGGTGGCGATTTAGACGTGACAGTTAAAGAAGCCGATGGTAGTGAAAATAAATTTGTTGTTCCTTATGCTTCAATTTCTCAATTATCAAGGCCTGGCTTCACTCATTATCAAGTTGCTATTGGTAAGGCCGATGTGGAAAATTTAACTAATAAACCTAATATTTTACAAGCAAGTATTCAACATGGACTCAATAATACATTAACCTTATATTCAGGTGCGACTTTATTTAATGATTATCAAGCGTATTTACTTGGTACAGGGCTTAATACTGGCATTGGTGCGTTAGGATTTGATATTACTTATGCAAAGACTTCTTTTGATGACGTTTCTCGAAGCGGTTATAATTATCGCCTATCATTTAATCAGCAATTCACTGACACAAATACAAATTTAATTATCAGTGCGTCACATTCAAGTTCTAAAGATTACTTAGATACCAATGAAGCCCTTTATTTTATTGATGACTATAAACGACGAATTAAAAATAATTTATTAACTCGTAAAAATGTAATTAATATGACCATTAATCAAAACCTACCATCTGGTTATGGTAGTTTTTATTTAACGGGGCAAATCTATAATTATTGGGGTGATTCCAAAACAAGAAAGCAAATTCAACAGACGTACAATAACCATTTTGGTAACTTATCGTATTCGCTAACTTTTACTCGAGTTTATTCTGATAATAATGCTGACAATCGTTTCTCAATTGGTTTTAATTATCCATTAGGTTCGATAGATAGAAGAACGACAGCAACATCGAGTACCTTATTTAATAACTCCCATTTTGGTTCAACTCAAGTTGGTTTAAGTGGTACGTTAGATAACGATGGTTTGGCGACTTATGGCGTTAGCAGTTCAGTTGGGACTGGCGGTAATCAAAGTGTTGCTTTGAATACTAATTATCGTTCCTCAGTCTCTAATCTGAGTGCTAATTTTAGTCAAGGTAATCACTATAGACAATTTGGCGTTGGTGCGAATGGATCATTTATTATGCATGGTGGGGGGGTAACATTTACGCCAAATACTTCAAATACAATGACACTAATTGAAGCTAAAGATGCTAAGGGTGCAACCATTCCGGGGTCTTTAGGAACCAATATCGATAGTAATGGCTATGCAATCGCTTCTTATGTCAGGCCTTACCGACTAAATACTATATCAATTGATCCTAAGGGGAGCAATGAAGATGTTACTTTCGATAATACGTCTATGCAGGTAGTACCTTATGAAGGAACCATTACCAAAGTTAAGTTTGATACCAAAATAGAAAAAACGAGAGTCTATAATGTTGTTAATAACGAAGGGAAACCGCTGGTATTTGGGCAAAATGTAGTAAATCAAAATAATGAATCGATTGGCGTAGTTGGGCAAGGTGGTCAAGTGTTTATTTACGACGACAAAGCAACTGAAGCAATCGTTGAAGGGCGCAAAGGGAAATGCTCATTTTTACTAAATGAAAGTAACGAAAAAGATAGGGTATGTTTATGA
- a CDS encoding molecular chaperone has protein sequence MKITILFFSLIFSFCSFANNIIVNGTRFIYPSNEKEITVQMTNSADRPAIAQAWLDNGDPNESPDTIKTPFQITPPISRIEAKGGQVLRIKLMDKQAIPTDRESLWWLNILDIPSLSKKEGKDQNVLQLAIRSRFKFIYRPVGLGNPETAIKQLSFEAKGNQLTIDNKSPFYVTVTKIALDDKTPLNTKTVMVAPFSAETLTVKKALKPGQLVTVNTFNDYGADVKSSIKIK, from the coding sequence ATGAAAATAACGATACTTTTTTTTAGCTTAATTTTTAGTTTTTGTTCATTTGCAAATAATATCATTGTGAATGGAACACGTTTTATTTACCCTAGTAATGAAAAAGAAATTACGGTTCAGATGACTAACTCTGCTGACCGCCCCGCAATTGCGCAGGCATGGCTAGATAATGGTGATCCAAATGAATCCCCCGATACGATAAAAACGCCATTTCAAATCACGCCACCCATTTCTCGCATTGAGGCAAAAGGCGGGCAAGTTTTACGTATCAAATTGATGGATAAACAAGCCATTCCTACCGACCGGGAAAGTTTATGGTGGTTAAATATTCTTGATATTCCGTCTTTATCTAAAAAAGAGGGTAAAGATCAAAATGTTTTACAACTAGCCATTCGCTCGCGTTTTAAATTTATATATCGACCTGTTGGGCTTGGCAATCCAGAAACAGCAATTAAGCAATTATCTTTTGAAGCTAAAGGCAATCAATTAACTATTGATAATAAGTCGCCTTTTTATGTTACCGTAACTAAAATTGCACTCGATGATAAAACGCCATTAAATACTAAAACAGTAATGGTAGCGCCATTTTCAGCTGAAACATTAACAGTTAAAAAAGCATTAAAACCAGGTCAACTTGTTACAGTTAATACGTTTAATGATTATGGTGCTGATGTAAAAAGTAGTATTAAAATAAAGTAA
- a CDS encoding fimbrial protein, with protein MKLRVGFFLILNLFFITQSYAACSRLGNPGVTLYLDMGTVVVSPNLNVGDMIVQQSFPFGQTQTLFYCNAGDTLEGAINIGFTTNNSNKIYQTNIPGIGIQLSRNSDKNLYPYIYKPASTNSIYMAAGNFIVKLFKTNEVVGSGPLTSGNYTTYGPLGGGITASGLTTYMSANGTTIVAPSCTVVSGAQQNVYLDPVSYTKLKTVGATVGDTNFTIQLKCSGGASLNVGYDNISMAFSGTIPSNLSNADGVLVNNVSSNGAQGIGIQVLDSNKKAIEFDNKYIVGSLATPQDSYFLTSNYTARYYRYGTTITPGTVEAQMVFNMTYD; from the coding sequence ATGAAACTAAGAGTAGGATTTTTTTTAATTTTAAATTTATTTTTTATTACTCAAAGTTACGCGGCTTGTTCAAGATTAGGTAATCCAGGCGTTACATTATATCTAGATATGGGGACTGTCGTTGTTAGTCCTAATTTAAATGTTGGTGATATGATAGTGCAGCAATCTTTTCCATTTGGTCAAACACAAACTTTATTTTATTGTAATGCTGGTGATACTTTAGAAGGAGCGATTAACATCGGATTTACTACTAATAATAGCAATAAAATTTATCAAACAAACATACCTGGTATCGGGATACAGTTATCAAGAAATAGTGATAAAAACCTCTATCCCTATATTTATAAACCAGCAAGTACCAATAGCATTTATATGGCTGCAGGTAATTTTATTGTTAAGTTATTTAAAACTAATGAGGTAGTTGGTTCAGGTCCTTTAACTAGTGGTAATTACACTACCTATGGGCCGCTAGGCGGTGGGATCACTGCCTCAGGGTTAACAACTTACATGAGTGCTAATGGTACAACTATTGTTGCACCTTCTTGCACCGTTGTTAGTGGTGCGCAGCAAAATGTATATTTAGATCCGGTCAGTTATACAAAACTTAAAACTGTTGGTGCGACTGTTGGGGATACCAATTTTACCATACAATTAAAATGCAGTGGTGGCGCTTCACTTAATGTTGGTTATGATAATATTTCTATGGCTTTTTCAGGTACGATCCCATCTAATTTATCGAATGCTGACGGTGTGCTTGTTAATAATGTGAGTTCTAATGGTGCTCAAGGGATCGGTATTCAAGTGTTAGATAGCAATAAAAAAGCGATTGAATTTGATAACAAATATATCGTGGGCTCATTAGCAACGCCGCAAGACAGCTATTTTTTAACCTCTAACTATACCGCACGTTATTACCGATATGGTACTACCATAACGCCCGGTACTGTCGAAGCTCAAATGGTCTTTAATATGACGTATGATTAA
- the ruvC gene encoding crossover junction endodeoxyribonuclease RuvC has product MSIILGIDPGSRLTGYGVIRQVGRQLTYLGSGCIRTSADDMPTRLKRIYAGVSEIILQFQPDMFAIEQVFMAKNADSALKLGQARGAAIVAAVNCDLPVFEYAARLVKQSVVGTGAADKKQVQHMVKMLLKLPASPQADAADALAIAITHAHSYQNLIKNYK; this is encoded by the coding sequence ATGTCTATTATTCTAGGCATTGACCCTGGTTCTCGCTTGACGGGTTACGGAGTGATCCGTCAAGTTGGACGTCAATTAACATATCTTGGTAGTGGCTGTATTCGCACTTCTGCTGATGATATGCCAACTCGCTTAAAGCGTATTTATGCTGGTGTAAGTGAAATAATATTACAATTTCAACCAGATATGTTTGCGATAGAACAAGTTTTTATGGCTAAAAATGCCGATTCCGCTCTTAAATTAGGTCAAGCCCGAGGCGCTGCAATTGTTGCGGCGGTAAATTGTGATTTACCGGTATTTGAGTACGCAGCAAGATTAGTTAAACAATCGGTTGTTGGTACTGGCGCCGCTGATAAAAAGCAAGTTCAACATATGGTAAAAATGCTACTTAAGTTACCAGCAAGTCCGCAAGCTGATGCGGCTGATGCTTTGGCTATTGCGATTACTCATGCGCACAGTTATCAAAATCTAATAAAAAATTATAAATAA
- a CDS encoding fimbrial protein: protein MKKILLATTLAALFTTSIAHAATSNVAGGQVNFFGLVTNVSCTVSVDGQGSDSSVYLAPISMSEIAKADTLYKAKSFTIDVSNCLPAATEGQTKTISVNWTGGNLLTGSSNGYLANSTGTSGAENVQFVLSTDSSSTLTNKIIPGASSQPQATATTISGTSGGDVSRFTYYVGYVSSAPTQVTPGQLTSYATYEITYE from the coding sequence ATGAAAAAAATATTATTAGCTACCACTTTAGCTGCACTATTTACAACTTCAATTGCTCATGCTGCAACGTCTAATGTTGCCGGCGGACAAGTTAATTTCTTTGGTTTGGTCACAAATGTATCTTGTACCGTTTCAGTCGATGGTCAAGGAAGTGATTCAAGTGTTTATCTTGCTCCTATTTCAATGAGCGAAATAGCTAAAGCTGATACTTTATATAAAGCCAAATCGTTTACAATTGATGTTAGCAACTGTTTACCCGCTGCAACGGAAGGACAGACTAAAACTATCTCTGTAAATTGGACTGGTGGTAATTTATTAACGGGTTCAAGTAATGGTTATTTAGCAAATTCTACCGGTACTTCTGGCGCAGAAAATGTTCAATTTGTTTTATCAACTGATTCAAGTTCAACTTTAACAAATAAAATCATTCCTGGTGCTAGCAGCCAACCACAAGCAACTGCAACGACTATTTCTGGTACTAGTGGCGGCGATGTTTCTCGATTTACTTATTATGTTGGCTATGTTTCATCAGCACCAACCCAAGTAACACCAGGACAGCTAACTAGTTATGCTACTTATGAAATTACTTATGAATAA